The following are encoded in a window of Cydia amplana chromosome 20, ilCydAmpl1.1, whole genome shotgun sequence genomic DNA:
- the LOC134657643 gene encoding uncharacterized protein LOC134657643 — MSPHTLKTFVQNRVSEINELTGSAQWLHVSSKNNAADLVSRGLELDALINNSFWFNGPPFLHEPESDWLPSTLSRTSEIIPADLPEIKTNTISMTSQINTDVFEFDRFSSFNRLRRAGAYVLRFINNTRIKNKTNRKTGPLTVDELNASMQHLARLSQMKSFPVEYDKMINNLPVKHTRGINKLNVFLDTDKMIRVGGRISNATSFSYDKKHPILLCSKHRFTQLLFQSEHIRLLHAPPSLLLATIKDCWWPLGGTNLAKRVVRTCVTCIRMKAKTFAPIMDPNDLSALTPAHFLIGRPLTAPPCKDLTAETGRLPRYEMLEKMRQHFWQRWSKQYISELQTRTKWQTHGQDIVHNSLVLVKEDNLPPLRWRLGRVVALFTGHDGVSRVADVKTASGVIRRAFTKLCPLLMPAESEAAPAPSTSPQPH, encoded by the exons ATGTCACCCCACACCCTTAAAACCTTTGTTCAAAACAGAGTGTCGGAGATAAACGAGTTAACCGGGAGCGCGCAGTGGTTGCATGTAAGTAGCAAGAATAACGCAGCTGATTTAGTTAGCCGCGGCCTTGAACTTGACGCGCTTATCAATAATTCGTTCTGGTTCAATGGACCGCCCTTCTTGCATGAACCAGAATCTGACTGGTTACCTAGTACTTTATCGCGCACTTCCGAAATAATACCGGCCGATTtacctgaaataaaaacaaacacaaTTAGTATGACAAGCCAAATTAACACCGATGTATTCGAATTCGACAGGTTTTCGTCTTTTAACCGCTTACGGCGCGCGGGTGCTTATGTTTTACGATTCATAAACAACACACGCATTAAAAACAAGACAAATCGTAAAACTGGCCCGCTGACTGTTGACGAATTGAATGCATCGATGCAACATCTGGCGCGTCTTTCGCAAATGAAATCTTTTCCTGTTGAATATGATAAGATGATAAATAACTTACCTGTTAAACACACGCGcgggattaataaattaaatgtctTCCTAGACACAGATAAAATGATAAGGGTCGGTGGTCGTATTAGTAATGCGACTAGTTTTTCATACGACAAAAAACATCCGATTTTGCTTTGTTCGAAACATCGTTTCACACAGCTTTTGTTTCAGAGTGAACACATACGATTACTGCATGCGCCTCCTAGTCTCCTGCTTGCTACTATCAAAGACTGCTGGTGGCCTCTCGGAGGCACTAATTTAGCCAAGCGAGTGGTACGCACCTGTGTAACCTGCATCCGCATGAAGGCGAAAACCTTTGCACCTATTATGG ACCCAAACGACCTTTCCGCATTAACTCCAGCTCATTTCCTTATTGGCCGACCGCTGACAGCGCCGCCCTGCAAGGACTTGACGGCAGAGACGGGCCGGCTCCCACGCTACGAGATGCTGGAGAAAATGCGACAACACTTTTGGCAGCGGTGGTCGAAACAATATATTTCTGAGCTGCAGACCAGAACGAAGTGGCAGACGCACGGCCAGGATATCGTTCACAACTCCTTAGTTCTGGTCAAAGAAGATAATCTACCACCCCTCAGATGGCGTTTGGGACGGGTGGTAGCTCTGTTCACAGGCCACGACGGAGTTTCCCGCGTCGCTGACGTAAAAACAGCGAGCGGGGTCATACGTAGGGCTTTCACCAAGCTTTGCCCTCTCTTGATGCCGGCAGAGAGTGAAGCTGCGCCAGCCCCATCCACATCACCACAACCACATTGA